A region from the Carassius carassius chromosome 33, fCarCar2.1, whole genome shotgun sequence genome encodes:
- the LOC132113922 gene encoding FERM and PDZ domain-containing protein 4-like, whose product MEERERSRSRSPGRVGRVEQVVGKWLRRSRDSLSRERILGGRRSRSGDSGQQNFPVKVTVELIRDAVLDSHGFSLSSQHPLLVRDVTPGGPADGQLFPGDQILKVNNKAIEDLSPENAEQMIRDCQDSVTMTILRNMANPKSSFITAEKRARLRRNPIKVRFAEEVVVNGHTQGNSLFFLPNVLKVYLENGQTKAFKFHKTTTVKDIVLTLKEKLSIRCIEHFALVLEQQHNITKLLLLHEEELIQKVVQKKDSHDYRCLFRVCFIPRDPVDLLQDDPVAFEYLFQQSVGDVLQERYAVEMKCNTALRLAVLHMHEKLASCGQTTKASVKSIVKEFGLESFISPTLLRNMRDKDLRKALNHHMKKIQSLLEPRQKVISVSQARLAYVTQMAELISYSGRSYNATMLLQDRESLVTLLVGARYGISQILNHQLNMISTIIDFHYVTRIEVLSESDRISMLKIYLQDIQPIALLMESVAAKDLACLLAGYCKLLVDPNINVFRWGPRPKMRRIPAEEGYVSRCGSDSEDSSEDDYAMEGLLDTQLSEDTISTHTNDGTEEGEEAEGKSEAEAEKVRVIVTHPFLEVEGDEASKRESVEDEDYAMRIDSLLETGWYSDPRVNSSFSSLSSNSLNALEETIKATIGGLGHMDVSLEEKPSSGLGSGASSLDVHHPFLLEVPEHLDERGSSNKLRRPSDLTYKDYSILRFSELSQMSDSLPSPPAASDDALSEEDDDDGGDSGKDGRISAMSASTPNSINAKLAGINFQALLTRIHKHPACRQEGNSFPKKKTNEAKQQGPSSKLTAQYVLMRAVCTNVPEKSKDSRYSCSESEDEFFDAQDRFTPPITEKCLTEKSSDSENKHPSFNDLKVSVNKTKASESRDSKEKDSATPEKLEEKPSFANHFTPAIPESKHPELEVHQPSLIVLPKPTPVEPKSLSANHSTGQKAPHCNEDIPGRNPHLSTQLLEMEPETMEFKPVTGPGPPMSSSLITAVRQSAFPQQTLVDPENVQNGPRLQNGISDQFPASLEKEITPNHVDLEGLDSQDTKPNQKETINAKGTTEFEKITVDSKSPLQQQSSDSLETRKSENKVPLMNTKPPIPPKPSFIGLQPSTKAVNAQSQKPDEKTKVPPNGLSLHPWSQRNGTSTSPHSTLSKGVSLSHENLRTELKAESSTVKPTSASTTPTPSPSPLPSPSVQSVNIVLEDRAQIGTNFPSRTGSSGRLSATTLRGKIQDMPWYLTRSQEILGTVALSNTISSTGNKATIPTDVNHESKKVSPKATSVPSLIDWKEKDAEVVIVKLKDGPEEVTPTPVKDTNRKPQTSSSHPDLRQKLSTEATELHRHFETCRSEQPQSHKGNHSEIRLDNDSSLSSGSPSHHDACGCHTVYTNCFSGDTEENCSFDDNLTVYEFSRRNQMSKPPQPTPVPSPATLSGPSPNVLSLLKDSPRPLFSSSELSPLLVPPRPLESLPLDRGPINHPLHFLQGHHYASGQKGTGLKDGYACLQRDIDELLLVLKKGPSVVHPPTHKGECENGNVNGNSLSETERYLVQAEARRLASGCQRATRVGWAPDDALLSLGNSFGALVQLTSTCMRVSCSDCGGCHGDIDADEALRKLEEIVDLYKEFVGAVETTSEGEGVRLLAKQCTVLISTVFSLTQLFRTRTPDIDNGNVPLNF is encoded by the exons AATCCTAAGTCTTCATTCATAACAGCAGAGAAGAGAGCCCGTCTGAGAAGAAACCCCATTAAAGTGCGCTTTGCAGAGGAGGTGGTCGTCAACGGACACACTCAG GGAAACTCTCTTTTCTTCCTTCCCAACGTTTTGAAGGTGTACCTGGAGAACGGCCAGACCAAAGCCTTCAAATTTCACAAGACCACCACTGTCAAG GATATCGTGTTGACTCTGAAAGAGAAGCTGTCCATTCGATGTATTGAGCATTTTGCACTGGTGCTAGAACAGCAACATAACATCACCAAGCTTCTGCTGCTGCACGAGGAGGAGCTCATACAAAAG GTGGTACAGAAGAAGGATTCCCATGACTACAGGTGTCTGTTCAGAGTCTGTTTCATTCCCAGAGACCCAGTGGACCTCCTGCAGGATGATCCTGTAGCCTTTGAGTACCTCTTTCAGCAG agtgTGGGAGATGTGTTACAGGAACGCTACGCTGTAGAGATGAAATGTAATACAGCTCTGAGACTAGCTGTTTTGCACATGCACGAGAAACTGGCAAGCTGTGGACAGACGACGAAAGCATCTGTTAAGAGCATTGT caagGAGTTTGGTTTGGAGAGCTTCATCTCTCCCACTCTGCTGAGAAACATGAGAGACAAAGACCTGCGGAAAGCTCTCAACCACCACATGAAGAAGATCCAGTCGCTGCTAGAACCACGACAGAAG gtgATTTCTGTGTCTCAGGCCCGTTTGGCTTATGTGACCCAGATGGCGGAGCTGATTTCATACAGCGGGAGAAGCTACAACGCCACCATGCTG TTGCAGGACAGGGAGTCGTTGGTGACTTTGCTGGTGGGAGCGAGATATGGGATCAGCCAAATACTAAACCACCAGCTCAACATGATCTCCACCATCATAGACTTCCACTACGTCACCCGAATAGAGGTGCTCTCAGAGTCCGACAGAATCAGCATGCTCAAGATTTACCTGCAGGACATCCAG CCTATAGCCTTGCTGATGGAATCTGTAGCAGCTAAAGATCTGGCCTGCCTCCTGGCTGGATACTGCAAACTGCTGGTGGACCCCAATATCAATGTGTTCCGCTGGGGACCTAGACCAAAAATGCGACGCATTCCGGCAGAAGAAG GGTATGTTTCTCGGTGTGGAAGCGATTCAGAAGACAGTTCCGAGGATGACTACGCTATGGAGGGACTGCTGGACACTCAGCTGTCAGAGGACACTATATCCACTCATACAAATGATGGCACGGAGGAAGGAGAGGAAGCTGAGGGGAAAAGTGAAGCAGAGGCAGAAAAGGTCAGAGTGATTGTAACACATCCCTTTTTAGAGGTCGAAGGAGATGAGGCGAGCAAGAGAGAGTCTGTTGAAGATGAGGATTATGCCATGAGAATTGATTCCCTTTTGGAGACAGGTTGGTACTCAGACCCTCGAGTCAACAGCAGCTTCTCCAGTTTGTCTAGTAACTCGCTAAATGCACTGGAGGAGACTATAAAGGCAACCATTGGTGGACTTGGTCATATGGATGTGTCTCTGGAAGAGAAACCCAGTTCTGGTCTTGGCTCTGGTGCATCGAGTCTGGATGTCCACCACCCTTTCCTCCTGGAGGTGCCAGAGCATTTGGATGAGAGGGGCAGTTCAAACAAACTCAGACGACCTTCAGACCTGACCTACAAGGATTACTCAATTTTGCGCTTCTCTGAGCTCTCACAAATGTCTGATAGTTTGCCAAGCCCACCTGCGGCCAGCGATGATGCATTGAgtgaggaggatgatgatgatggaggAGACAGTGGAAAAGACGGTCGCATTTCCGCCATGTCAGCTTCTACCCCTAACAGCATAAATGCTAAACTAGCAGGAATTAACTTTCAGGCACTCCTCACCAGGATTCACAAACATCCAGCATGTAGACAAGAGGGAAACAGCTTCCcaaagaaaaagacaaatgaaGCTAAACAACAGGGACCATCTTCAAAATTAACAGCACAATATGTGCTGATGAGAGCTGTGTGCACAAATGTCCCTGAAAAATCAAAGGACTCCAGATACAGTTGTTCAGAATCTGAGGATGAATTTTTTGATGCCCAAGATCGATTTACCCCTCCCATCACAGAGAAATGCCTCACAG AGAAAAGCTCAGATTCTGAGAACAAACATCCTTCTTTTAATGACCTTAAGGTTAGTGTGAACAAGACAAAAGCTTCGGAATCCAGAGACAGCAAAGAGAAGGACAGTGCCACACCAGAGAAACTCGaagaaaaaccttcttttgccaATCATTTCACCCCTGCAATCCCTGAGTCTAAACATCCTGAACTGGAGGTCCATCAACCCTCACTGATTGTTCTCCCTAAACCTACACCTGTAGAACCTAAATCTTTATCTGCTAACCACTCCACGGGGCAGAAAGCCCCGCACTGCAATGAAGACATACCTGGCCGAAATCCACACTTATCAACTCAGCTTCTAGAGATGGAGCCAGAGACCATGGAGTTTAAACCAGTCACAGGGCCTGGACCACCAATGTCTTCCTCATTAATCACGGCTGTACGCCAATCTGCCTTTCCCCAACAAACCTTGGTAGACCCAGAGAACGTTCAAAATGGACCCAGGCTACAAAATGGAATATCTGACCAGTTCCCGGCCAGTCTAGAAAAGGAGATTACTCCAAATCATGTGGATCTTGAAGGACTTGACAGTCAAGATACTAAGCCAAATCAGAAAGAGACAATAAACGCCAAAGGAACAACTGAATTTGAGAAAATAACAGTAGACAGCAAGAGTCCTCTACAACAACAGTCATCAGACTCTCTTGAAACcagaaaatctgaaaataaagtgCCCCTGATGAACACAAAGCCCCCAATACCTCCCAAGCCATCATTCATTGGTTTACAGCCATCCACAAAGGCAGTTAATGCCCAGTCACAAAAACCTGATGAAAAGACAAAAGTTCCCCCCAATGGACTTTCTCTACACCCCTGGTCTCAGAGAAATGGTACCAGTACCTCCCCACACTCTACACTGAGTAAGGGTGTTTCTCTAAGTCATGAGAACCTAAGAACTGAACTAAAGGCTGAAAGCTCTACAGTCAAACCAACAAGTGCTTCAACCACTCCTACCCCATCTCCATCTCCCTTACCTTCTCCTTCAGTTCAGTCTGTAAATATTGTTCTTGAAGATCGAGCTCAAATTGGGACTAATTTTCCCAGCAGAACAGGCTCGTCTGGACGTCTGTCTGCCACAACCTTGCGGGGAAAAATTCAGGATATGCCCTGGTACCTCACCCGTTCCCAAGAGATCTTGGGGACTGTAGCACTCAGCAACACTATTTCATCAACAGGCAATAAAGCAACCATTCCAACAGATGTTAACCATGAATCCAAGAAGGTATCTCCCAAGGCCACTTCAGTGCCATCTTTGATTGACTGGAAAGAGAAAGATGCTGAAGTAGTCATTGTGAAGCTCAAAGATGGACCTGAGGAAGTGACCCCAACTCCCGTGAAAGACACCAACAGGAAACCTCAAACATCATCAAGCCATCCTGACCTGAGGCAGAAATTGTCCACAGAAGCTACTGAGTTGCACAGGCATTTTGAGACCTGCAGGTCCGAACAACCTCAATCACACAAAGGTAACCATTCAGAGATTCGACTTGACAATGATTCTTCTCTATCCTCCGGAAGTCCTTCCCATCATGATGCATGTGGCTGCCATACCGTTTATACCAACTGTTTCAGCGGAGATACAGAGGAAAACTGCAGCTTCGATGATAATCTGACTGTTTATGAGTTCTCCCGTCGAAACCAGATGAGTAAACCACCTCAACCCACCCCGGTTCCTTCCCCTGCAACCCTATCTGGTCCCTCTCCAAATGTTCTGTCCCTACTCAAAGATTCTCCTCGCCCCCTATTCTCGTCCTCAGAACTCAGCCCACTCTTGGTCCCACCCAGACCTCTGGAATCTCTGCCTCTAGATCGTGGACCAATAAATCATCCGCTCCACTTTCTGCAAGGCCACCATTATGCTTCCGGTCAGAAAGGCACAGGGCTTAAAGATGGCTATGCCTGTTTGCAGCGAGATATTGATGAACTTCTTTTGGTTTTGAAGAAAGGACCTTCTGTAGTACACCCTCCAACCCACAAGGGGGAATGCGAAAATGGCAATGTGAATGGGAATTCGCTTTCAGAGACAGAACGATACCTGGTTCAGGCCGAGGCACGGAGATTGGCGTCAGGATGTCAGAGAGCCACACGGGTAGGATGGGCACCTGACGATGCTCTTCTATCCCTTGGTAACAGTTTTGGAGCTCTAGTGCAACTAACCTCAACCTGCATGCGAGTTTCCTGTTCGGACTGTGGAGGGTGTCATGGGGATATTGATGCAGATGAGGCCTTGAGGAAGCTTGAGGAGATTGTGGACCTGTATAAGGAGTTTGTAGGAGCTGTAGAGACGACTAGTGAGGGCGAAGGTGTTAGGCTCTTAGCCAAGCAGTGTACGGTTCTTATTTCAACTGTCTTCTCACTAACACAACTGTTTCGGACACGGACACCAGACATAGACAATGGAAATGTACCTCTGAACTTTTAA
- the LOC132113923 gene encoding mitochondrial nicotinamide adenine dinucleotide transporter SLC25A51-like, producing the protein MGVVTTMDPDSAQQPQGKLGKDGHTLIGANLGARGKHYVCGSLAAFTNIIVTFPVQKVLFRQQLHGVRVTEAVRQLQKEGLRHLYRGLLPPLLQKTTTVAIMFGLYEDFSRLLLHHAHGSGAPELVTRSVAAALAGTAEAALTPFERVQTLLQDHRHNGRFYNTGHTFQTLLRDHGVRECYRGLVPVLLRNGPSNILFFGLRGPIKQQLPDARSHMGHMANDFVCGGLLGAALSIMFYPVNVVKCRAQAQVGGKFVPCHRVLMTVWRERGGSIVLLFRGATLNYHRSLLSWGIINATYELLLKVF; encoded by the coding sequence ATGGGGGTGGTTACTACTATGGACCCAGATTCGGCCCAGCAACCGCAGGGCAAGTTGGGTAAAGATGGCCACACGCTAATAGGGGCCAATCTGGGTGCTCGGGGAAAGCACTATGTGTGCGGCTCGCTTGCGGCATTCACCAACATCATCGTGACCTTTCCTGTTCAGAAAGTGTTGTTCCGGCAGCAGCTTCATGGGGTCCGAGTGACCGAAGCCGTCCGTCAGTTGCAGAAGGAAGGGTTGAGACATCTCTACCGAGGGCTCCTGCCTCCACTTCTGCAGAAAACCACCACTGTGGCCATCATGTTCGGCCTGTATGAGGATTTTTCCCGGTTGCTTTTGCATCATGCTCATGGAAGTGGTGCACCTGAGCTTGTTACGCGGAGTGTCGCTGCCGCGCTGGCCGGGACGGCTGAGGCTGCCCTTACGCCGTTCGAAAGGGTGCAAACACTGCTTCAGGATCACAGGCACAACGGGCGTTTCTATAACACCGGCCACACCTTCCAGACTCTCCTGCGGGACCACGGTGTGAGGGAGTGCTACCGTGGACTGGTACCAGTCTTGTTGCGAAATGGACCTAGTAACATTCTGTTCTTCGGCTTGCGTGGGCCAATTAAGCAGCAGCTCCCTGATGCCCGATCCCATATGGGTCACATGGCCAATGACTTTGTGTGCGGCGGGCTGCTGGGGGCAGCGCTGAGTATCATGTTCTACCCTGTAAACGTGGTCAAATGTCGAGCTCAGGCTCAAGTCGGGGGTAAATTCGTTCCTTGCCATCGCGTGCTGATGACAGTGTGGCGGGAACGCGGCGGCAGCATCGTGCTGCTTTTCCGCGGAGCGACGCTCAACTACCACCGATCTCTTCTGTCGTGGGGGATCATCAATGCAACCTATGAGCTTCTCCTGAAAGTTTTCTGA